In Glycine soja cultivar W05 chromosome 10, ASM419377v2, whole genome shotgun sequence, the genomic stretch ACAATAAAATACTGCAAAATAAGTTCACATggtacaaaatgaaaattaaatgagaattcAACCACCTTATGGCATAAGCGTTTAGGCCATATCTCTAAACAAAGAATTCAGAGACTTGTGTTGGATGAAATTCTTGACCCTTTGGATTTATCAGGCTTTGAGGTCTGTATTGAATGCATAAAGGGAAAACGAACAAACATAAGAAAATTAGGTGTCGAAAGAGCTAAAGACGTCTTAGAACTAGTGCATATAGACATTTGTAGTCTTTTTCTTACAACTTCTTGGAATGGACAACAATATTTCATTACGTTCATAGATAACTACTCTAGATACGGTTACCTATATTTGATACATGAGAAATCCCAATCCCTAGACGTTTTTAAGACTTTTAAGGCTGAGgttgaacttcaacttggaaagaaaattaaggctGTCAAATTTGACCGTGGTGGTGAGTACTATGGCAGATATGATGGATTAGGAGAACAACGTATAGGACCTTTTGCGCTTTTCCTCAAAGAGTGTGGAATTGTTCCGCAATACACTATGCCGGGCAAACCCAGCATGAATGATGTAGCAGAACAAAGAAACTgaactcttaaggatatggtgagaaGTATGATTAGTCATTCCTCTTTGCCAGCGTCACTTTGGGGAGAAGCCTTAAAGACCGTAGTTTACATCCTTAATAGGTTGCCAAGTAAAGCAGTTAACAAAACCCCTTATGAACTTTGGATTGGTAAAAGGTCAAGCATTAAACATTTGCACATTTGGGGTTGTCCAGCTGAGGCATAACCTTATACGCCACATGAAAGAAAACTGGACTCAAGAACAATTAGTTgttattttgttggctatgctgaaCACTCCCAAGgctttaaattttacaatcccACCTTAAGATCCTTTTTCGAGACAGAAAATGCGAGATTTCTTGAGAAAGGTGAGTTTGGGAAGGAAGAGAACATAAGAAatgttgtctttgaggaagaacctATTATTTATAGTGATCAAGTCCTCATACCTATTACTGTTCAAGATACAACTCCAGTAATAGAAGACAATGTTcaaactattgacattgttcctgaacaagacaacaatgagattctccctcaaatacctttagagcaacctcaacaacctcaagaagtgtcattaaggagatccattagagagagaagaagtgcaatctcaaataattatattatatttctccaagaacataaAGATGGTGTTGGTTTAACAGAGGATGATCCAATTAACTTCTGTCAAGCTATGCACAGTTCTAACACTCAAAATTGGATTGacgccatgaaggatgagatgaagtcTATGAATGACAATGAATTTTGGGATCTAGTCGAATTGCCTGAAGGTGTGAAAcctattggttgtaaatggatatttaaaaccaagaaGGATTCAAAGGGTGATATCGAGAGATATAAGGCTTGTCTAGTTGCTAAAGGCTTTACTCAAAATGAAGGCATTGACTATAAAGAAACATTTTCTATAGTATCCTTAAAGGATTCTTTTGgttaaattgtgtaattttaagaaaatttgtgtaattttaagacctcccatttattgtattaaattgtcttgtatttttggttaaattgattgaaacaacatgttGCCAAAGTAACCTCTATTGTGTAAgtttatttgattgaatttacatggATGTTGCATGAAATTATTCATATGAATTATGCtcggcccaaaggaagacacaatttgacagaataattacatgcttgcaatggtaaacatgtggtgattataaatagtgtgattttccatgtgaataatgaaatgttcaaagacaatcattatttgaccGGAATAATTATCATATAAGTTTTCCATGTGAGCAATGGAGTGTCCAAAGATAACCTTTATTTGACAGGACTTATCACCAATATTTGATCAATGCATTGAGAGTACCACTTGCAGttagtctttttcaatccaaagattgaTGATTAATGGTGCACTAGGtatcttgtttgggtcttgAAATTTACCATCAAGATCATTTGCATTGCATGTTTGTTGTTatcttctttaattgttgttgttgttactactatggtttaaattactcatattatGTGAATCCCAAATCTGCATGTgtaaaatttagagtttgaaaagggagtcctaaggtgatatatgtgtagaagcaaatgactttgatgttttgatgatgatcatggtgatttgatgcaaatgatgcaaatgcacttttcaaatttaaattcaagacaatgattcaagaatacaagacacaacatcaagatgatcactagtattttaggaatggaattcctaattgatatagaaaaaggtttggccaagtaatttaagttaaaaagtgtttttcaagagatttactctctggtaatcgattaccagaggatgtaatcgattaccagtggcaaaaaatgtttacaacagctattaaaaatttgaattcaaattttagactgtgtaatcgattacaccatattggtaatcgattaccagcagttaataaacgttttaatttaaattttaaaacctgtaattgattacacaaatcctgtaatcgattaccagaggaaattttcaaaaaaatatttctaagagtcacatcttctcaaatggtttttacatgaccaccaaaggtctatatatatgtgacttaaaacatgaatttgctcagagtttttcagaacaagtgttattctctcaaagagcaaaaacattttatcctcttaagaattccttggccaattcacttgcaattcaataaggaatcatttgagtgctcagattgtaaaatctatctctttcaagagagattcattcttctcttttttctaaattttctaagagattaagagaccgagggtctcttgttgtaaaagaattctgaacacaaaggaaggattgtccttgtgtgttcagaacttgtaaaaggattttacaagatagtgaaactctcaagcaggttgcttggggactggacgtaggcacaagggtgtggccgaaccagtataaatccgagtttgcactttctcttcccttaaactcttctatttattattgctttatatttatattcagattgttctatttgaatcattatttaagagttcatgtttaagggaatttgtaacttgaatagaaagtgaaatagaatttgaattggggaaataatttgcaatatcttaattcaaccccccttcttaagatatctgaagccacttgtctaacaatatGAGTATTCTTGGTATGTAACACTAGAAGTAGTAAAGTGCATTATGTGttaattgaagagaacaagaaacTACGTGTTTTCATATTGAAAGTCTAGaagtttagagatcattggGTATTCTAACTTCGATTTTTCATAATGTCTTAATAGCAATCACTCTACATAAGGATCCACATTTAACCATGttggtggagttaatattttgttatgagacatcatactagaatttatgattgctaAATTATTGTAACCGGTTTGCCTATTGTCGCCAACATTAAGTAGCTATCAGGTGTTTATTGAGACAATATCTTAGCAGtcttattaaggattcaaccaaataaaagtttgttgacataaagtatttggttgttaaataaagaatccaaaaaatatagatttgtaTAGAACATATAGGAACTCATTTTATGCTAGCTGATCCACttactaaagttttttttttcacgagcacactgctcatatgggtgtaattcctgatagtaccttagtttagtgggagtcttaCTCATGTTCTATATCTTACGGTTTACAAACATTttgttgtttggattttttgtaaaaataaagttgatgtttatcattttattttgagtttattttgtgtgcaatatttgtattgcattttggattgatctctataaagaataaagtttggactagttggaaatatacatgattaagatcacattgtatgtaatttccatgccgcttatccatatttgatctatgtcatCGAGTATGAGTAACAATAGTGATTATTGTGGCTTAGTCAAGCTAAATTGTGATGAAAATTGCAATGGTTTCCTGTTGTTATATGAGATGGACTAGATTGTATAAAaagtctaaaagtaaataacatacgGTTGTGTGCCTAAAgaattttgtgatataaatgtctaaggttaatatgaagcccaagtgggagattgttaggaattttataattcctaattaattaatatggactacatattatattataacatttatattagttatttacatttaaatggaTTCAATATAATGTGATCTATTTAAGTGAGCCCATTAGACTGTCAGAAAATTGATATAGACTTAATGAGAGGAAACCAGTTTGGCCCATTGGAAGATAATGAGAATcctaataggtttaaaacctAAAGAATGGTTATGGTCCCTAATACACCAAATCAACAAACAGTTTTTCctctccccatctgaagagaaaatgaaggtcCCATAAGAaagaaggtgatttggttgaggaaggtcattaaaccaattgttcgtgaccGCTGTAAGATTTCGCTACGTGTTGATTAAGCTCTATGAATCCAGGTATTTcttaaaacctcttgataatctaacgtaatgtGTCTTGGTACttatttggtattttataaggtttattgaaaattcccaacaaaaaatacttaaacggaacattgcaaaaacaaaaaccaaaatgcATACttttggtgttttggttcaATTTCAGATcttgtaataaaaaatcaaactaaaatgaacaaattgcatgttataattatattaatttttattgtgataattaataataagtattgGACAATTTATTACATTTCCTTTGCTTTCTAGTCAATATGCATATTTCACTTTCATATGTTAAAAAAGGATgtactaatattattaaaaaataatgttaaatatcaAGTGGTGCATAAATTACTATTATGTTATAAACAGAGttggtaatattattttatattaatgttaaattgaagtgaaaataataattttcaactaaaatatgttaaacaaaatttaataaaagttattttttaaataatataacataataattatgtaagtttaattgatagattttaaattatgataatagattaaaaataaaaaaccatcgAATCAAATCACAAAAGATtgagttaatttaatttaaatttgataatatacttaaatcaaattacatatttattttatgtttgattcaTATGACTTTTTTTGGCTAAAAGTCAAACTAAATCTCATGGTGAACATTCTTATCGGAGATGGTCATACTTCAATTGTTTTTAATagacttaaataaatttttaatttttacataattacattttttttatattttgatcctcttaaaattatttgtttatttgtcttccaattatatatttttgctaCATTTACAGTCCTtcacataataatttattgagaAATAGTTATGTGAGTAGTAAAGATTAGTGAGTAGAATTCATATTtcctaaataataaaatttaaaatgaattgttttctaatataatgaaatttatataaaaaattataattttataggaAGTAAAATGGTACGGTAGAAACAaagtcaaacaaaaaaatatagagaCCAGATAATTCTAaaataccaaaacaaaaaataataattttcttttattaatattatgttgATCCGATTGGAATTgagttatataattatttaagcaAGGTTTTTGATGTAATtcttgtaaatgaaaaaaatataattaaaaaaaattataataaaaatataagcatATTACTTGACTAAAAATAATCATCAATGAAGTCTTAGTAAATATATATCACATCtattaaagaagaagaagaaagcaataaaaaaaacttttaagcctttttaaaaatttaaaactaaaagccCAATCAATTGCACCccaattcagaaaaaaaaaaaaaaatcaattgcacGCAATCCTCCAAGTGTTTTTTTACTGCAATTGCACCCCAAGTTTAACCCcctaattctttttcttttatgataaAGTTGAACCCCCTTCCTATGTAGGTACGTAGGTGTATCGAGTAAAATGATGTGAATGGGGAAATTTTATGCTACATATATTTggtaagatattttaattaaattttatttttttattaattaaaaagtttaataatttttaatatttttaaaatgatatttgaagtaattgtttttttatttttatttctaattttttatattttttctttttatttttaatatatttatcaaaattcatatttatttttttaaataaatcatgattttttttatcattttatattttttaaaaatattttaacatttaattttatcaaatacttttaatttaataaattaactttttcagttttcaaccaattttttgacataatcttgatattcttattttttttatgtaaaattccTACACCCTTGGCCTTTTGTTTAATTGTCAAACACTAATTTGGCCACCCCTTTGATTCTTGCCAAACTAATGAGAGAAGCGTTCTCCCTCTCCCCTTATTTTGCATGTTTCttcattttataattgaattataattataacgATCCACAAAAGTTCTGTCAAAAAATAAAACGACCCACACAAAACTTTAATTATGACTTGAGAAAAATTAGGAGATGTGGCAGAATGTGATTCAaaattgttgcataacactAATATCAATAGCCTAAGTATGTAGCTGTTTTTTCGGGGGTTACAAGCATTGGAGATATCCAAACCAAAACTCCTTCGACCCAAATCAACCATTTTCTTCTCCATTCCTACCCATTTTTCTCTCTGGCTCATTCAGCCCCTCTCTTCATTCTCTAGGTATATTGAGATCCATAATTTGTTTCATAGTTTTTGAAGATGGGGCAACAATCTTTGATCTATAGCTTTGTGGCCCGTGGCACCATGATTCTTGCTGAGTATAGCGAATTTTCTGGAAACTTCAAAaccattgcctctcaatgcctcCAAAAGCTTCCTTCTTCCAACAACAGATTCACCTACAATTGTGATGGCCACACTTTCAATTATCTCGTTGAAAATGGAGTCAGTACGTCATGCATATTTGGATTTTGCATCATATTAAGTTGACCGTGCATAATCTCATTATGATTAAATCTATTTTGGTATAGATCTTGCAATTTCCCGTTTTTGTTtatactcattttttatttgaattgtgaAAAATAATTGTCTCTTTCCCGATCTAGATTTAGATGATAATTTTCTCATGGATCTTAAATCTCAAATATATGCATAAAAagtggaaatttttttttctttctactaaaaaaacaaataagagaTTAATGTAGGCAACTCAATACTTGAAGAATCATTTAAAGGATATATGTTTTCGTGTGCAACCTAAACATCCAAGatggttcatatatatatatatatatatatatatatatatatatatatatttgaaggaAAATGATATTGATATAATGATGCTTCCACTAATGAATTTTAACTCAATTGATTGAGTATGATGTTGAATATTATTTAGTATTATCTAAATTGatgctaaaaaaaaaaccaaaactaAACCTCGGTTACAAAAAATATGAAACCCCCCAAAGTGATATTATGTTCTTTAAAAATACccaaaatggtaaaaaaaagtcTTGCTCTTACATTCTTGCTTTAGGATTTTGTGTTACTTGATTGTTGCACATTCTGGGTTTCTTGGTTTTGGTTCAGTGTTGCCTTATTTCTTGGTGAtttctatttctttctcttGGATAGGTGATTCGAACCAACActatttactttaattttaaagggaatgaaaatttaatcaaattctaCATGGATCAATGTTTCATAATTAGCTTCGATggattttgttataaaatatttggTTTATTTTGGATGTTGTAGCCTACTGTGTGGTCGCTATTGAATCTGCTGGTAGACAACTTCCCATTGCTTTTCTAGAGCGTACCAAGGATGAATTCACCCAAAAATATGGTGGTGGCAAAGCTGCAACTGCTTCAGCAAATAGCCTAAACAGAGAATTTGGGTATCCCATTTTATACCAAATTTCtgtgataaatatatatatataaacacacacacaaacttGTTCTACAA encodes the following:
- the LOC114369514 gene encoding putative vesicle-associated membrane protein 726 yields the protein MGQQSLIYSFVARGTMILAEYSEFSGNFKTIASQCLQKLPSSNNRFTYNCDGHTFNYLVENGVTYCVVAIESAGRQLPIAFLERTKDEFTQKYGGGKAATASANSLNREFGPKLKQQMQYCVDHPEEINKLAKVKAQVSEVKGVMMENIEKVLDRGEKIELLVDKTDNLRSQAQDFRTQGTKVKRKMWVQNMKMKLIVFGIAVALILIMFMSICRGFSCLH